In Sebaldella termitidis ATCC 33386, one DNA window encodes the following:
- a CDS encoding Cof-type HAD-IIB family hydrolase, whose amino-acid sequence MNVKSVFLDLDGTVLHDDKTISKRLADVVTELKKRINIYVSTGRSWESASSYVEKLGLEDLAINYNGARIINLKTKEVISEKPLNEETVKKLIAVSREHKIHLNLYKDDKWYVENAGREAEYYSNLTDIKWNLINFDDFMGKKSTKALFVAEYKRLEEIKEILQKKLSGVEYVFSSEYYMEILQEGVNKGSAVKKVLEESGVSKDEAMAFGDHWNDKEMLQYVKYGYLMGNAPENLKEVFDKEKIIAANNEDGVAQILEKLI is encoded by the coding sequence ATGAATGTGAAATCGGTATTTTTGGACTTGGACGGAACAGTTCTGCATGATGATAAAACTATTTCAAAAAGACTTGCAGATGTGGTAACAGAACTGAAAAAACGGATAAATATATATGTATCCACTGGAAGAAGCTGGGAATCAGCCTCATCATATGTAGAAAAACTGGGTCTTGAGGATCTGGCGATAAATTATAACGGAGCAAGAATAATCAATCTGAAAACAAAAGAGGTAATATCAGAAAAGCCGCTTAATGAGGAAACTGTAAAAAAGCTTATAGCAGTATCACGTGAACATAAGATTCACCTGAATTTATACAAAGATGACAAATGGTATGTGGAAAATGCAGGAAGAGAAGCGGAATATTATTCTAATCTTACTGATATTAAGTGGAATCTTATAAATTTTGATGATTTTATGGGAAAAAAATCTACTAAGGCTCTTTTTGTAGCTGAATATAAAAGGCTTGAAGAGATAAAAGAAATACTTCAAAAGAAGCTTTCAGGCGTGGAGTATGTATTTTCAAGCGAGTATTATATGGAAATTTTACAGGAAGGTGTCAATAAAGGAAGTGCAGTAAAAAAAGTATTAGAGGAAAGCGGTGTTTCAAAGGATGAGGCTATGGCCTTCGGGGATCACTGGAATGATAAAGAGATGCTTCAATATGTAAAATATGGTTATTTAATGGGAAATGCCCCAGAAAATCTGAAAGAAGTATTTGATAAGGAAAAAATTATAGCTGCTAATAATGAAGACGGAGTAGCGCAAATTTTGGAAAAATTAATCTAA
- the accC gene encoding acetyl-CoA carboxylase biotin carboxylase subunit, producing the protein MFKKILVANRGEIAVRVIRAARELGIKTVAVYAEADKESLHVKLADEAICIGPASASESYLKIPNIISAALVTEAEGIHPGYGFLSENAGFAKICAENNIVFIGPSPEIISQMGDKATARATAIAHKVPITKGSDGIIKDIKEARILAKKEITYPVIIKATAGGGGKGMRIARNEKELEENMVAAQTEAQAAFGNPDVYIEKYVEEPRHVEIQIIGDKFGNVVHLGERDCSIQRRHQKLIEEAPSAGINKSIREKMGKTAVALAKGIKYDSVGTLEFLVDKSGNFYFMEMNTRIQVEHTISEEITGIDLIKEQIRVAAGKKLSFTQKDIHIKGHAIECRINAEDPANNFLPSVGTLETYITSGGVGVRVDSHSYQGYEIPPQYDSMIAKLVVWGNTREEAITRMKRALGEFIIEGIETTIPFHLKVLENEDFESGDIFTNFIETHFNN; encoded by the coding sequence ATGTTTAAAAAGATATTAGTTGCCAATAGAGGAGAAATTGCTGTTAGGGTTATCAGGGCAGCTAGGGAGCTTGGTATTAAGACAGTAGCAGTATATGCAGAGGCAGATAAAGAATCATTGCATGTGAAACTTGCTGATGAGGCTATATGTATAGGGCCTGCAAGTGCATCAGAATCATATCTGAAAATACCGAATATAATTTCAGCCGCACTTGTAACAGAAGCTGAAGGAATACATCCGGGATACGGGTTTCTTTCAGAAAATGCAGGATTTGCAAAAATATGCGCCGAAAATAATATAGTATTTATAGGACCAAGTCCTGAAATTATCAGTCAAATGGGAGACAAGGCAACTGCCAGAGCCACTGCAATCGCGCATAAAGTACCTATTACTAAAGGATCTGACGGAATAATAAAAGATATAAAAGAAGCAAGAATTCTTGCCAAAAAAGAAATAACTTATCCTGTTATCATAAAGGCAACTGCCGGCGGGGGCGGAAAAGGGATGAGAATAGCAAGAAACGAAAAAGAACTGGAAGAAAATATGGTTGCTGCACAGACAGAAGCACAGGCAGCATTTGGAAATCCGGATGTATATATAGAAAAATATGTGGAAGAGCCAAGACATGTGGAAATTCAGATAATCGGAGATAAATTTGGAAATGTAGTTCATCTTGGAGAAAGAGACTGTTCTATACAAAGAAGACACCAAAAGCTTATAGAGGAGGCACCTTCTGCAGGAATAAACAAAAGTATAAGAGAAAAAATGGGAAAAACAGCTGTGGCACTTGCTAAAGGAATAAAGTATGACAGTGTGGGGACATTGGAATTTCTTGTAGATAAAAGCGGAAATTTCTATTTTATGGAGATGAATACAAGAATACAGGTAGAACACACAATTTCAGAAGAAATAACAGGTATAGATCTGATAAAAGAGCAAATCAGAGTAGCAGCCGGTAAAAAATTAAGTTTTACACAAAAAGATATACATATAAAAGGACACGCAATAGAATGCAGAATAAATGCAGAAGATCCGGCAAATAATTTTCTTCCTTCAGTAGGAACTCTTGAAACATATATAACATCCGGAGGAGTAGGCGTAAGAGTGGATTCACATTCTTATCAGGGATATGAAATACCTCCGCAATACGACTCAATGATAGCAAAACTGGTAGTGTGGGGTAATACAAGAGAAGAAGCTATAACAAGAATGAAAAGAGCACTGGGAGAATTTATAATTGAAGGAATAGAAACTACAATACCTTTTCATTTAAAGGTCCTTGAAAATGAGGATTTTGAAAGCGGAGATATATTTACAAACTTTATTGAAACACATTTTAATAATTAA
- the dnaE gene encoding DNA polymerase III subunit alpha: MREEFVHLKLHTEYSLLEGVGKIEEYLDRAKKLDIKQLAVTDTAMFGVVEFYEKAFKKGIKPIIGLEIFMDGFFSEGEYSLTLLARNQTGYKNLCKLSSLSFSRFNRSRNKIRYEELKKHSEGLFILSGGINSELTESILTYKYSEFKNIITKLVQDFGEYFYVEVPAAERLKDKVKLYIEMAEECNAEYVAANDVYYPNFGDSILQKIMISIKDGTKINSENTELKYNDLYLKSAEQMKENFSGYEKAIENSLKIARECNVSFEFDKFKFPEYNLPEGKSETEYIRELVYDGLKKKYGEPLEEKITERAEYELDIINKMGYNGYFIIVWDFIKYAKDNGIYVGPGRGSSAGSIVSYALNITEVDPIKYNLIFERFLNPERISMPDIDIDFDQEQREQVIDYVVKKYGHEKVAHIITFGTLKARAAIRDVGRVLDINLKKVDKVAKLIPHFSELEDAVKNVRELKTLYNSDSEVRDMIDYSLKLEGKVRHASVHAAGMVISKDVLDDEIPTYSDGRASFLSTQYQMKELEDLGILKMDFLGLKNLTILRKTMENIKITQGKVMVLDDIPLDDKETYKMLTAGDTLGVFQCESIGIRRLMQKMKIEKFEDIVALLALYRPGPLRSGMVDDFIASKNEGAAIKYPHEALIDVLSETYGVILYQEQVLKIVNVLANYTMGEGDSLRRAMGKKIPELMAQNREVFIKRAVENNITPDKAEEIFNLIDKFSGYGFPKSHSVAYALVAYWTAYLKTNYFKEFFAATMSTEMYNIDRLSLFINEARDKGVKVLLPDVNLSAYEFLAEKDGIRFGLLAIKHVGINIVKKVIEVRKNEKFDSYEDFVYNLKKEGLNKKQLEAFVFSGSLDKIHNNRKEMFSSIDRVLEWCEKKFNSEEDLQMILFGGKSQKIGLFSMEKSEEYSESLLLEKEKEFLGVYLSKHPLDNYKLLMRTIDKTRMDSLKQGKRARVIGLVKDIKKMITKKTGEPMARFFVEDYGTKAEVVCFPRDYINYSHEIFDGNAVIVEGTVSSDNSGRLNIHMTNISSLKDIDENHRLKLYILIDEETKGQMVQVKKVITENKGPNQVYFAVNEAGKKEIIKLSEKYRVSITAKFIEELSQLFSYKKIKIK; encoded by the coding sequence ATGAGAGAAGAGTTTGTACATTTGAAACTGCATACAGAGTATTCACTTCTGGAGGGCGTAGGCAAAATAGAAGAATATCTGGACAGGGCGAAAAAACTGGATATAAAGCAATTAGCTGTGACTGACACAGCTATGTTTGGCGTGGTCGAATTTTATGAAAAGGCTTTTAAAAAGGGAATAAAGCCTATAATTGGTCTTGAAATATTTATGGACGGTTTTTTTTCCGAAGGAGAATATTCACTTACTCTGCTTGCGAGGAACCAGACAGGATATAAAAATCTGTGTAAACTTTCATCACTGTCATTCAGCAGATTTAACAGAAGCAGAAATAAAATAAGATATGAGGAATTAAAAAAACATTCCGAAGGTCTGTTTATACTTTCCGGAGGAATAAACAGCGAGCTTACCGAATCTATACTGACTTATAAATACAGTGAATTTAAAAATATAATAACGAAGCTTGTACAGGATTTCGGTGAATATTTTTATGTAGAAGTACCTGCCGCTGAAAGGCTGAAGGATAAAGTAAAGCTGTATATAGAGATGGCAGAGGAATGCAATGCGGAATATGTGGCTGCCAATGATGTATATTATCCTAATTTCGGTGACAGTATCCTCCAGAAAATAATGATTTCGATAAAGGACGGAACTAAAATAAATTCTGAAAATACAGAGTTAAAATATAATGATCTTTATCTGAAATCGGCGGAGCAGATGAAGGAAAATTTTTCAGGATATGAAAAAGCGATTGAAAATAGTTTGAAAATAGCAAGAGAGTGCAATGTAAGCTTTGAATTTGATAAATTTAAATTTCCCGAATATAATCTTCCAGAGGGAAAAAGTGAGACAGAGTATATCAGAGAGCTGGTATATGACGGACTGAAAAAGAAATACGGCGAGCCTTTGGAGGAAAAAATAACGGAAAGAGCAGAGTATGAGCTTGATATAATAAATAAAATGGGATATAACGGGTACTTCATAATAGTATGGGATTTTATAAAATATGCAAAGGATAACGGTATTTATGTGGGACCGGGAAGAGGTTCGTCGGCGGGGAGCATAGTATCATATGCTCTGAATATAACCGAGGTAGATCCTATTAAGTATAACCTGATTTTTGAACGTTTTTTGAATCCTGAAAGAATTTCAATGCCTGATATAGATATAGATTTTGATCAGGAACAAAGAGAACAGGTAATAGATTATGTAGTAAAAAAATACGGACATGAAAAGGTAGCTCATATTATTACATTCGGGACTCTGAAAGCAAGGGCGGCAATCAGGGACGTAGGAAGAGTTCTTGATATTAATCTGAAAAAAGTAGATAAAGTAGCAAAATTAATACCGCATTTTTCCGAGCTGGAAGATGCAGTAAAGAATGTACGCGAATTAAAAACTCTTTATAACAGTGACAGTGAAGTAAGAGATATGATAGATTATTCTCTTAAGCTGGAGGGGAAAGTAAGACATGCTTCGGTTCATGCGGCGGGTATGGTTATTTCCAAAGATGTTTTGGATGATGAAATTCCTACTTATTCAGACGGTCGGGCATCTTTTCTGTCTACGCAGTATCAGATGAAAGAGCTGGAGGATCTGGGAATACTCAAGATGGATTTTCTCGGGCTGAAAAACCTGACTATCCTCAGAAAAACAATGGAAAATATAAAAATAACACAGGGAAAAGTCATGGTACTGGATGATATACCTCTTGATGATAAAGAAACATATAAAATGCTTACCGCAGGAGACACACTCGGAGTTTTCCAGTGTGAGTCCATTGGAATAAGAAGACTTATGCAAAAGATGAAAATAGAAAAGTTTGAAGATATAGTGGCGCTTTTGGCTCTGTACAGACCGGGACCTCTGCGGAGCGGTATGGTTGATGATTTTATAGCGAGCAAGAATGAAGGAGCCGCAATAAAGTATCCTCATGAGGCCTTAATAGATGTGTTGAGCGAAACATATGGCGTTATACTTTATCAGGAACAGGTACTGAAAATAGTAAATGTACTTGCCAATTATACAATGGGTGAAGGAGACAGTCTCCGGCGTGCAATGGGTAAAAAAATTCCGGAATTAATGGCACAGAACAGGGAAGTATTCATAAAAAGAGCTGTAGAAAATAATATTACTCCTGATAAGGCTGAGGAGATATTTAACCTCATAGATAAATTCTCGGGATACGGATTTCCAAAATCCCACTCAGTGGCTTATGCTTTGGTGGCTTACTGGACGGCATACTTGAAAACTAATTATTTTAAAGAATTTTTTGCTGCGACTATGTCTACGGAAATGTATAATATAGACAGGCTTTCACTGTTTATAAATGAGGCAAGAGATAAGGGAGTGAAAGTTCTTCTTCCGGATGTTAATTTGTCAGCATATGAGTTTCTTGCAGAAAAAGACGGAATACGGTTCGGACTTCTGGCAATAAAGCATGTGGGAATAAACATAGTAAAGAAAGTAATTGAAGTCAGAAAAAATGAAAAATTTGATTCTTATGAAGATTTTGTATATAATCTGAAAAAAGAGGGACTGAATAAAAAACAGCTGGAAGCATTTGTATTTTCCGGAAGCCTTGATAAAATACATAATAACAGAAAAGAGATGTTTTCATCAATAGACAGGGTTTTGGAATGGTGTGAGAAAAAATTTAATTCCGAAGAGGATCTTCAGATGATATTATTCGGGGGGAAATCTCAGAAAATAGGATTGTTTTCAATGGAAAAATCCGAAGAATACAGTGAAAGTCTTCTTTTGGAAAAGGAAAAAGAATTTTTGGGGGTTTATCTTTCGAAGCATCCTCTTGATAATTACAAGCTTCTTATGAGAACAATAGACAAAACCCGTATGGACAGTCTGAAACAAGGGAAAAGAGCAAGGGTAATAGGTCTTGTAAAAGATATAAAAAAAATGATTACCAAAAAAACTGGAGAACCAATGGCAAGATTTTTTGTGGAGGATTATGGTACAAAAGCCGAAGTGGTTTGTTTTCCGAGGGATTATATAAATTACAGCCATGAAATATTTGACGGGAATGCGGTAATCGTGGAAGGAACAGTATCTTCCGACAACAGCGGCAGGCTTAACATTCATATGACAAATATAAGTTCTCTAAAGGATATAGATGAAAATCACAGACTGAAACTGTATATACTGATAGATGAGGAAACAAAAGGACAAATGGTTCAGGTGAAAAAAGTCATAACAGAAAATAAAGGACCGAATCAGGTATATTTTGCAGTAAATGAAGCCGGTAAAAAAGAGATAATAAAACTAAGCGAGAAATACAGAGTAAGCATTACAGCAAAATTTATAGAGGAGCTTTCACAATTATTCAGTTATAAAAAGATAAAAATAAAATAG
- the era gene encoding GTPase Era, with product MHSGFIAIVGRPNVGKSTMMNKLIEEKVAIVSNKSGTTRDRIKGIVNKGENQYIFMDTPGIHKPRHLLGEHMTNVALETLKGVDAIMFLLDGTQEISTGDEFVNDHVKAVNTPVVLVINKIDKLSDQEIQDKLLEIKEKLGDFDKIITIAAEYGIGMHKIYDELREYLTSDVWYYPEDMYTDISINKMIREIVREKLLFYTKDEIPHSIAIEIIDIDNTPKLARYDINIYVERDSQKGIIIGKDGNLLKKVGREARLEIENLLEKKVFLNLWVKVKKNWRKKKDFLKELGYDE from the coding sequence ATGCATTCAGGATTCATAGCAATAGTAGGAAGACCCAATGTAGGGAAGTCCACTATGATGAATAAACTAATTGAAGAGAAAGTGGCAATAGTTTCAAATAAATCGGGAACAACAAGGGACAGAATAAAAGGAATAGTGAATAAAGGAGAAAATCAGTATATTTTTATGGATACTCCGGGAATTCACAAGCCCAGACATCTTCTGGGAGAACATATGACTAATGTAGCATTGGAAACATTAAAAGGAGTAGATGCAATAATGTTTCTGCTGGACGGGACTCAGGAAATAAGCACAGGCGATGAATTTGTAAATGATCATGTAAAAGCTGTGAATACTCCTGTAGTATTGGTAATAAATAAAATAGATAAACTGAGCGATCAGGAAATACAGGATAAGCTTTTGGAAATAAAGGAAAAACTGGGGGATTTTGATAAGATTATTACAATAGCTGCCGAATACGGAATAGGAATGCATAAAATATATGACGAGCTTCGGGAATATCTTACATCAGATGTTTGGTACTATCCGGAAGATATGTATACTGATATTTCGATAAATAAAATGATAAGAGAAATAGTAAGAGAGAAGCTTCTGTTTTATACAAAGGATGAAATACCTCACAGTATAGCTATAGAAATAATAGATATAGACAATACTCCCAAGTTAGCCAGATATGATATAAACATATACGTGGAAAGAGATTCCCAGAAGGGAATTATTATAGGCAAGGACGGGAATCTTCTGAAAAAGGTAGGAAGAGAAGCCAGACTTGAAATAGAAAATCTCCTTGAGAAAAAAGTTTTTTTGAATTTATGGGTAAAAGTGAAGAAAAACTGGAGAAAGAAAAAAGATTTTCTAAAGGAACTCGGATATGACGAGTAA
- a CDS encoding Asp23/Gls24 family envelope stress response protein, protein MNDLGNISISSEVVATIASSVASDVEGVYSLAGAEPKNEFTKFFKSVSSSGNKGIEVEVGETECTIDLYVIAKMGFQLPALAGEIQKRVVKAITEMTGLKVQEVNVYIQKIVKDDVPKLENAEVKPLDAEEIVDESEL, encoded by the coding sequence ATGAATGATTTAGGAAATATAAGCATTTCTTCGGAAGTAGTAGCTACAATAGCGAGTTCGGTTGCTTCAGATGTGGAAGGTGTATACAGTTTAGCAGGTGCAGAGCCGAAAAATGAATTTACAAAATTTTTTAAATCTGTTTCATCTTCCGGGAATAAAGGAATTGAGGTAGAAGTAGGAGAAACTGAGTGTACAATAGATCTTTATGTAATAGCAAAAATGGGATTTCAGCTTCCGGCACTGGCTGGAGAAATACAAAAAAGAGTAGTTAAAGCAATAACTGAAATGACAGGTCTGAAAGTACAGGAAGTAAATGTGTATATTCAGAAAATAGTTAAAGATGATGTACCAAAGCTGGAAAATGCAGAAGTAAAACCTTTGGATGCAGAAGAAATAGTGGATGAAAGCGAATTATAA
- a CDS encoding oleate hydratase: MSAENVKNKKAYFIGGGIGALSGAVFLIRDGKMPAENIHIYDKLNVSGGSMDGSGNADDGYVIRGGRMFDYEQYPALWNVLSEIPAISDKNISVYEEIKNFNERIQTNSKARLVDRNGQITDVSSMGFNESDRMTLIKLMAKSEKSLEDITIEDFFSPHFFTTNFWYMWATTFAFEPWHSVLEFKRYLHIFIHEFPRINNLSGVKRSLYNQYDSIILPVELWLKEQGVIFEYDCEVKDIEFETIENNEKSVSKLYISRNNTDETVYINSDDLVIITNGSMTAATTLGSMTSPPVFSETNLGTSWEFWEKISAGRPEFGNPKVFDGNIDQSFWESFTVTCNKDNKFLDMMEKFSGNTAGTGALVTLKDSSWLMSVVIAYQPHFLNQPEDVTVFWGYGLFPDRKGDYIKKKMTECTGKEILTELLCHLKFHDYVSEMKKTSNCIPCILPFITSQFMPRKISDRPRVRPEGYKNLAFIGQFVEIPEGVVFTVEYSVRTAMTAVYDFLSIDKEIPAYFKGDKDIKVLFDSFVTMHK, translated from the coding sequence ATGTCAGCAGAAAATGTGAAAAATAAAAAGGCATATTTCATAGGAGGAGGTATTGGTGCTCTTTCCGGTGCTGTTTTTCTTATCAGAGACGGAAAAATGCCCGCAGAAAACATTCATATATATGACAAGCTGAATGTAAGCGGCGGAAGTATGGACGGAAGCGGAAATGCCGATGACGGATATGTTATCAGGGGAGGCCGTATGTTTGACTATGAACAGTATCCTGCACTCTGGAATGTCCTTTCAGAAATACCTGCAATTTCAGATAAAAATATTTCAGTTTATGAAGAAATAAAAAACTTTAACGAAAGAATACAGACGAACAGCAAGGCCCGTCTTGTGGACAGAAACGGACAAATAACCGATGTTTCTTCCATGGGCTTTAATGAAAGCGACAGAATGACACTTATAAAACTTATGGCAAAATCTGAAAAATCTCTTGAAGATATAACCATAGAAGATTTCTTTTCACCTCATTTTTTCACCACTAATTTCTGGTATATGTGGGCAACTACCTTTGCTTTCGAGCCATGGCACAGTGTACTAGAGTTCAAAAGATACCTGCATATTTTCATTCATGAATTTCCAAGAATAAACAATCTTTCCGGTGTAAAACGCTCACTTTATAATCAGTATGATTCTATCATTCTGCCTGTGGAATTATGGCTCAAGGAACAGGGAGTTATATTTGAATATGACTGCGAAGTAAAAGATATAGAATTTGAAACTATTGAAAATAACGAAAAAAGTGTTTCAAAATTATATATTTCAAGAAATAATACAGATGAAACTGTATATATAAATTCTGATGATCTGGTTATTATCACAAACGGCTCTATGACTGCTGCCACTACTCTCGGCTCTATGACTTCACCTCCTGTTTTTTCCGAAACTAATCTTGGTACCTCATGGGAATTCTGGGAAAAAATATCTGCAGGAAGGCCTGAATTTGGTAATCCTAAAGTTTTTGACGGGAATATAGACCAGAGTTTTTGGGAATCATTTACTGTCACATGCAATAAAGACAATAAATTTCTTGATATGATGGAAAAATTTTCAGGCAATACCGCTGGTACAGGTGCTCTGGTAACTCTGAAGGATTCCAGCTGGCTGATGTCTGTAGTAATTGCCTATCAGCCTCATTTTCTGAATCAGCCTGAAGACGTGACAGTTTTCTGGGGATACGGCTTATTTCCTGACAGAAAGGGAGATTACATAAAAAAGAAAATGACTGAATGTACAGGTAAAGAGATACTTACTGAACTGCTCTGCCATCTGAAATTTCATGATTATGTTTCTGAAATGAAAAAAACATCAAATTGTATTCCGTGTATTCTTCCTTTTATTACGAGCCAGTTTATGCCGCGAAAAATTTCCGACAGACCCCGTGTAAGACCAGAGGGTTATAAAAATCTTGCTTTTATAGGGCAGTTTGTGGAGATTCCGGAGGGTGTAGTTTTTACTGTAGAGTATTCCGTCAGAACTGCTATGACTGCAGTTTATGATTTCCTCTCTATCGATAAGGAAATACCGGCTTATTTTAAGGGAGACAAGGACATAAAGGTGTTGTTTGATTCGTTTGTTACTATGCATAAATAA
- a CDS encoding metallophosphoesterase family protein, whose product MKKKYKILCVSDIDILSNMNLESMKNKFRDIDFIISAGDVSNRYIDFLVSTLDKDIIYVNGNHVYHKDHPITFAKNIDGKFLKYKGLRILGLDGSKLYSHKEHQYTDFQMTCKVMKNIISLWRGVDIVVSHASPKGIHDIDERVHEGFKIFNKVIKWFKPKLWVHGHVHLHNYLAVQETYVDDTRIMNVFGYKLLELEK is encoded by the coding sequence ATGAAGAAAAAGTATAAAATTTTATGTGTCAGTGATATAGACATTCTTTCTAATATGAATCTGGAATCAATGAAAAATAAATTCAGGGATATTGACTTTATAATATCTGCCGGCGATGTTTCAAACAGATATATAGATTTTCTGGTATCCACACTGGATAAAGATATTATTTACGTGAACGGCAACCATGTTTATCATAAAGACCATCCGATTACATTTGCCAAGAATATAGACGGAAAGTTTTTGAAATATAAGGGACTTAGAATTCTCGGGCTGGACGGGTCAAAGCTTTACTCGCATAAAGAACATCAGTATACTGACTTTCAGATGACATGCAAGGTAATGAAAAATATTATAAGCTTATGGCGGGGAGTAGATATAGTAGTATCTCATGCTTCCCCGAAAGGAATACATGATATAGACGAAAGGGTTCATGAAGGGTTTAAGATATTTAATAAAGTAATAAAATGGTTCAAACCGAAATTATGGGTTCATGGTCATGTTCATCTTCATAATTATCTTGCAGTGCAGGAAACTTATGTGGATGATACGAGGATAATGAATGTTTTCGGATATAAACTGCTTGAGTTAGAAAAATGA
- a CDS encoding deoxyguanosinetriphosphate triphosphohydrolase family protein, whose amino-acid sequence MPRTSENNGKLLKYLKEKYAELDKPVLEERLEKEKKKTLSKVERNPYQKDYARLIHSSSFRCLQGKMQLLDVNYAEHYRNRLTHSIEVSQIARGIVDYFISIFPDELGDENFYSIKDNYVLEFSSLAHDLGNPPFGHYGEMVLDRLAVENGLEGFEGNAQTLRILTRLERAKGGIHGLNLSKRSLLSIVKSFNKITERQKRFLYADDYEVIKSIADKTGIKPMTLDAQIMDLADEIAYIGHDLEDALNLKFFNDREFMNQLKKENLSSREYELVKNIFENAHEEAEESNTTEEYSKIFRKNVRGNIVNDLIQDIICVEENGERRLYFNEYGNLALELKKLIFKLINRESNVVIYEKRGEIILRGLFELFMDEKFNRNGILLPEEYRIDWESDKERNIIDYLSGMMDLYTVELYEKYFGTNKLNEVYMSYKEKAE is encoded by the coding sequence ATGCCGAGAACTTCGGAAAATAACGGGAAACTGCTTAAATACCTGAAAGAAAAATATGCCGAGTTAGATAAACCGGTATTGGAAGAGAGACTTGAAAAAGAGAAGAAAAAGACACTCAGCAAAGTAGAGAGAAACCCTTATCAGAAAGATTATGCACGGCTTATTCATTCATCTTCATTCAGATGTCTTCAGGGGAAAATGCAGCTTCTGGATGTTAATTATGCAGAGCATTACAGAAACCGTCTTACGCACAGTATAGAAGTATCACAGATAGCAAGAGGAATAGTGGATTATTTTATAAGTATTTTTCCTGACGAGCTTGGGGATGAGAATTTCTATTCCATAAAGGATAACTATGTCTTAGAGTTTTCTTCACTGGCACATGACTTGGGAAATCCTCCTTTTGGTCATTACGGCGAGATGGTTTTGGACAGGCTTGCGGTGGAAAACGGACTCGAGGGCTTTGAAGGGAATGCACAGACACTGCGGATATTAACAAGGCTTGAGCGGGCAAAGGGCGGAATACACGGCCTTAATTTGTCTAAAAGAAGCCTTTTGTCAATAGTAAAGTCTTTTAATAAAATTACAGAAAGACAGAAAAGATTTTTATATGCTGATGATTATGAAGTAATAAAGTCTATTGCGGATAAAACAGGAATAAAGCCTATGACGCTTGATGCACAGATAATGGATCTTGCTGATGAAATAGCATATATAGGCCATGATCTGGAGGATGCCCTGAATCTGAAATTTTTCAATGACAGAGAATTTATGAATCAGCTGAAAAAAGAGAATTTAAGCAGCAGAGAGTATGAGCTTGTAAAAAACATTTTTGAAAATGCCCACGAGGAAGCGGAAGAATCAAATACAACAGAAGAATACAGCAAGATTTTCAGAAAAAATGTAAGGGGAAATATAGTAAATGATCTGATACAGGATATTATCTGCGTGGAGGAAAACGGGGAAAGAAGATTATACTTCAATGAATACGGTAATCTGGCTTTAGAGCTGAAAAAGCTCATATTCAAATTGATTAACAGAGAAAGTAATGTTGTGATATATGAAAAACGGGGTGAAATAATCTTAAGAGGTCTTTTTGAGCTGTTCATGGATGAAAAATTTAACAGAAACGGAATATTGCTTCCGGAAGAATACCGGATAGACTGGGAATCTGACAAAGAAAGGAATATCATAGATTATTTGTCAGGAATGATGGATTTATATACTGTAGAATTATATGAAAAATATTTCGGCACTAATAAACTGAACGAAGTGTACATGAGCTATAAAGAAAAGGCGGAATAA
- a CDS encoding acetyl-CoA carboxylase biotin carboxyl carrier protein, with translation MELKEIKELMKLIKEEDLGEIKVNIGAEKLHLKNTKSPNTNFQSVQEKVVFIEEPEPAKEIVKSKNVGKIKFLNIEKEMEVKEGAKLATIEAIGVATDVKAPVSGILTEIFVADQSIVDYGKNLFEIEISE, from the coding sequence ATGGAATTAAAAGAAATAAAGGAGTTAATGAAACTTATAAAGGAAGAAGACCTGGGTGAAATTAAGGTAAATATCGGGGCAGAAAAGCTGCATCTGAAAAATACCAAGAGTCCGAATACTAATTTCCAGAGTGTTCAGGAAAAAGTAGTTTTTATTGAAGAGCCTGAACCGGCAAAAGAAATTGTAAAATCTAAAAATGTTGGGAAAATTAAATTTTTAAATATTGAAAAAGAAATGGAAGTAAAAGAGGGTGCAAAACTTGCCACGATAGAAGCTATAGGGGTAGCAACCGATGTAAAGGCTCCTGTGAGCGGTATACTTACGGAAATATTCGTGGCAGATCAATCAATCGTAGATTACGGAAAAAATTTATTTGAGATTGAGATAAGTGAATAA